In the genome of Salinispirillum sp. LH 10-3-1, one region contains:
- a CDS encoding pirin family protein, with translation MDVMKVIGRPTELGGIPLLRVLPHRTCRAVGPFVFVDHMGPVEPTHMQVAPHPHIGLHTLTWLFSGELVHRDSLGTVQPIRPGEVNWMSAGSGVTHSERTPPGRPQPLHGLQCWVAQSVEHEQDPAEFQHLPADALPSFSRDGIHWTVVVGHWLEEHSPLQINWPTFFVEGVTEAPDEWDWPYPGIWAFGIYVVEGSLTVSFNGRTEVVAAGELLFIPPVRGGLPQPSVAADAGVRFVCLGGEPLPEERFFDWNFVASDRALLETARADWIAQRRFPTVPKESERIPHPSENEQ, from the coding sequence ATGGACGTTATGAAAGTTATCGGGCGACCTACCGAATTAGGGGGGATTCCCTTATTGCGCGTATTGCCGCATCGTACTTGCCGTGCGGTAGGCCCCTTCGTGTTTGTCGATCATATGGGGCCAGTTGAGCCGACGCATATGCAGGTAGCCCCTCACCCCCACATCGGTTTACACACCCTGACTTGGTTATTCAGCGGTGAGTTGGTGCATCGTGACAGCCTAGGGACCGTCCAGCCTATTCGTCCTGGCGAGGTCAATTGGATGTCGGCGGGCTCTGGTGTCACGCATTCAGAGCGCACGCCACCGGGGCGGCCGCAACCGCTGCACGGATTACAATGCTGGGTAGCCCAAAGCGTCGAGCATGAACAAGACCCGGCTGAATTCCAACATCTGCCTGCGGACGCACTTCCGTCTTTTTCCCGTGACGGTATTCACTGGACAGTGGTGGTGGGGCATTGGCTGGAAGAACACTCACCGCTGCAAATAAACTGGCCCACGTTCTTTGTTGAAGGCGTAACGGAAGCGCCGGATGAATGGGATTGGCCATACCCCGGCATTTGGGCGTTTGGTATCTATGTAGTGGAAGGGAGCTTGACCGTTAGCTTCAACGGTCGTACCGAAGTCGTGGCCGCTGGAGAACTGTTGTTCATACCGCCGGTGCGCGGCGGTCTGCCGCAGCCCAGTGTGGCAGCTGACGCAGGGGTTCGTTTCGTATGTTTGGGTGGAGAGCCCTTACCCGAAGAGCGTTTTTTTGACTGGAATTTCGTCGCCAGTGATCGAGCGCTGCTTGAGACTGCACGTGCAGACTGGATAGCTCAGCGCCGCTTCCCCACAGTGCCGAAGGAATCAGAGCGCATTCCACACCCGTCGGAAAACGAACAATAG
- a CDS encoding YciI-like protein gives MHYILFYDYSADYLERRSEFRDEHLAMAWAAQGAGQIVLAGALAEPADGAVLIFDVESPDVIERFAEADPYVRNGLVTGYRIRPWTTVVGDLAGTPIKPG, from the coding sequence ATGCATTACATTTTATTCTACGACTATTCGGCGGATTACCTAGAGCGCCGCAGCGAGTTCCGCGACGAACACCTTGCAATGGCTTGGGCAGCGCAAGGCGCGGGCCAGATAGTCTTGGCGGGTGCATTAGCGGAGCCAGCCGACGGTGCTGTGTTGATCTTCGATGTTGAGTCGCCCGATGTTATCGAACGCTTTGCCGAGGCAGACCCCTACGTCCGCAATGGCTTGGTGACAGGTTACCGTATACGACCCTGGACAACGGTGGTTGGTGATCTGGCTGGTACTCCGATAAAGCCGGGCTGA
- a CDS encoding thiosulfate oxidation carrier protein SoxY: MLFRLLSLVLLVMVSTSVSADWQRFDAVRAAVGDATPQSRGITLDLPLVSEDGSAVPMTVKIDSPMRADQYVQSIQIFAQGNPNAEVVDFFLTPLMGSAEVSSRIRINESQTIWAVARSNTGDVWVTSRDVRVTVGGCLMTSDDNSTVRLSQGRVAVPRSFNAGRPGEVRTLVTHPMETGLREGPNGDILPRRLVDTLTVTLGNETVFEVRMHTAVSANPYVRFFLAPQQSGQAEFAWQEDTGERLVEQVALSVN, translated from the coding sequence ATGTTGTTTCGTTTGTTATCTCTGGTCCTTTTGGTAATGGTCTCGACGTCGGTTTCCGCGGACTGGCAGCGCTTTGACGCGGTTCGTGCCGCAGTGGGCGACGCCACACCACAATCCCGAGGTATTACCCTGGATTTGCCGCTGGTGTCCGAAGACGGTTCTGCCGTGCCCATGACGGTTAAGATCGATAGCCCCATGCGGGCCGACCAATATGTGCAAAGCATTCAAATCTTTGCGCAAGGCAACCCGAATGCTGAGGTTGTCGATTTCTTTCTCACACCCTTAATGGGTTCGGCAGAGGTATCCAGCCGTATTCGGATCAACGAAAGCCAAACCATTTGGGCGGTTGCGCGCAGCAATACAGGTGACGTTTGGGTAACCAGCCGTGATGTACGCGTAACGGTGGGGGGGTGTTTGATGACGTCAGACGATAACTCTACTGTGCGTCTTAGCCAAGGCCGTGTAGCAGTGCCGCGCTCTTTTAACGCTGGGCGGCCCGGCGAAGTGCGCACCTTGGTAACGCACCCTATGGAAACTGGCTTGCGTGAAGGGCCGAATGGCGACATCTTGCCGCGTCGTTTGGTGGACACCTTGACCGTCACACTAGGCAACGAAACGGTTTTCGAAGTGCGTATGCACACGGCGGTCTCGGCAAACCCTTATGTGCGGTTCTTTCTTGCGCCACAGCAATCAGGACAAGCCGAGTTTGCGTGGCAGGAAGACACCGGTGAGCGATTGGTCGAACAAGTTGCCCTCAGTGTTAACTGA
- a CDS encoding MetQ/NlpA family ABC transporter substrate-binding protein — protein sequence MKRLFIVLTVWAALAAFSAQAQTQTLSVAATAVPHAELLEQVKPVLESQGIKLEIRVFTDYVQPNVQVVERRLDANFFQHQPYLDSFNSSRNTTLVSVAGIHVEPFGVYSNRHESLDDLPNRAQVAIPNDVTNGGRALLLLQTAGLITLNPDAGITASPRDIVSNPKNLRFNELEAATLPRVLNQVDLALINTNYALEAGLNPMDDALIIEGTDSPYVNILVTRAGQEDNPALLALRDALRSEAVRAFIEERYEGAVVPAF from the coding sequence ATGAAACGTTTATTCATTGTCTTGACCGTATGGGCAGCTTTGGCTGCATTCTCGGCGCAGGCACAAACGCAAACACTCAGTGTAGCGGCCACGGCGGTACCCCATGCAGAGCTCTTGGAGCAGGTAAAACCTGTGTTGGAAAGCCAGGGCATTAAGCTGGAAATTCGCGTGTTCACCGATTACGTGCAGCCCAATGTGCAGGTGGTGGAGCGCCGTTTGGACGCCAACTTCTTTCAGCATCAGCCATATCTCGACAGCTTCAATAGCAGTCGCAACACCACGTTGGTCAGTGTGGCGGGTATTCATGTGGAGCCTTTTGGGGTCTATTCCAATCGCCACGAGAGCTTGGACGATTTGCCGAACCGCGCTCAGGTAGCCATTCCAAACGACGTCACCAACGGTGGCCGTGCGTTGCTGTTGTTGCAAACCGCTGGCTTGATTACGTTAAACCCGGACGCAGGTATTACGGCGAGTCCACGTGATATCGTGTCGAACCCTAAAAACCTGCGTTTCAATGAATTGGAAGCGGCCACCTTGCCGCGGGTGCTGAACCAAGTCGACTTGGCGCTGATCAATACCAACTACGCACTGGAAGCGGGCTTGAACCCAATGGACGATGCCTTGATCATTGAAGGCACCGACTCACCGTACGTGAACATTCTGGTGACGCGCGCCGGGCAAGAAGACAACCCAGCGTTGTTGGCGTTGCGTGATGCGCTGCGCAGTGAAGCCGTGCGGGCGTTCATTGAAGAGCGTTATGAAGGCGCGGTCGTACCGGCGTTTTAA
- a CDS encoding AEC family transporter yields the protein MTLLDNLLFSLSTTLPILLWLAGGHALKRTNRLSDAFIHDANRLVFTWCLPTLLFLNTARSSIVDSWQGDLIGYAAIFTLASIIVLWLITPLFTTDRSRRGVFVQGAYRGNMGIIGLAMVVNAFGTEVIPLASLYLAFITLIYNLAAIVVLQAGQTRLSPLKLVSQLFRNPLIIGVLLGLLWSITGWDLPGLANSTLQGLADLTLPVALICVGASLQFQSLRNNRYLVMIASGFKLIVIPVLAVGIAYLLGFRAEALGILFLMMASPTAAASFVMARAMTPWGELAAEIIVVTTFFSLLTTTLGLFMLRSLGWV from the coding sequence GTGACGCTATTGGACAACCTGCTGTTTTCGCTGTCTACCACCCTCCCTATTTTGCTTTGGCTCGCTGGCGGCCATGCCTTAAAGCGCACCAACCGCCTCAGTGATGCCTTTATTCATGATGCCAATCGCTTGGTGTTTACGTGGTGCTTGCCAACGCTGCTGTTCTTAAATACCGCACGCTCGTCGATTGTTGATAGCTGGCAAGGTGATTTGATTGGTTACGCAGCGATTTTTACCTTGGCCTCAATCATAGTTCTCTGGCTAATTACCCCCTTATTCACCACTGACCGGTCGCGGCGCGGCGTCTTCGTGCAGGGGGCATATCGCGGGAATATGGGTATCATTGGCTTAGCCATGGTGGTCAACGCCTTTGGCACCGAGGTCATCCCGCTCGCCTCTTTATACCTAGCCTTCATTACATTGATCTACAATCTGGCCGCCATTGTGGTTCTGCAAGCCGGACAAACACGTCTATCACCACTTAAGCTTGTCTCACAGCTATTCCGTAACCCACTGATTATTGGTGTACTGCTGGGGCTGCTCTGGTCTATAACCGGCTGGGACTTACCCGGACTCGCCAACTCGACGTTGCAGGGTCTGGCAGATCTGACATTGCCCGTTGCCTTAATTTGCGTGGGAGCCAGCCTGCAATTTCAAAGCTTACGCAACAATCGTTATCTGGTGATGATCGCCAGCGGCTTTAAGTTGATTGTGATTCCGGTGCTAGCGGTCGGCATTGCCTACTTGCTCGGCTTCCGCGCTGAAGCCTTGGGGATTCTCTTTTTGATGATGGCCTCACCGACTGCAGCGGCCAGCTTCGTCATGGCTCGTGCCATGACACCGTGGGGAGAACTGGCGGCCGAGATCATCGTCGTGACCACGTTCTTTTCGTTGCTCACCACAACGCTCGGCTTGTTTATGCTGCGCAGTTTAGGTTGGGTATAG
- the leuA gene encoding 2-isopropylmalate synthase, whose amino-acid sequence MSTSTNTPKTIRSSFDHRKYVAYDAPVLPDRTWPDQVITQAPIWCSVDLRDGNQALVDPMTVPQKVTMFELLVDMGFKEIEIGFPSASQTEFDFCRKLIEENRIPDDVTIQVLVQAREPLIARTYEALQGAKKAIVHVYNSTSRVQRQQVFRQDMNAIRNLARQGARWVKNYAMQYPDTQWRFQYSPESFTGTELEYAISVCNAVLDVWQPKADAKAIINLPATVEMSTPNVFADQVERVHRALAYRDAVVLSVHTHNDRGTGIAASEMAVMAGADRVEGTLLGNGERTGNMDIFTMAMNLYSRGVDPELYLADVDRIEQVYTECNNLPVHPRHPYIGELVYTAFSGSHQDAIKKCLDARQSDDPWEVAYLPIDPADLGRNYEAVIRVNSQSGKGGVAYLLEQQTGFRLPRALQVAFSQVVQQESERSSKEIRTDWIEAAFNEQYCRQAPLEIESYRLNAARDGKDQLAVEVRFHGQVQTWVGQGQGPLAAWVNAINSHCGLSLEVDDYAEHSLGHDKDADAVAFVELTMGSATYWGCATGSDIVRTALEAVAAGCNAALQCTREGSELSAFA is encoded by the coding sequence ATGAGCACATCGACCAACACGCCAAAGACCATTCGTTCCTCGTTCGACCACCGCAAATACGTCGCCTACGACGCCCCCGTATTACCTGACCGTACTTGGCCAGACCAAGTGATCACCCAGGCGCCCATCTGGTGCAGCGTCGACCTGCGCGACGGCAACCAAGCCTTAGTTGACCCCATGACTGTGCCGCAGAAAGTCACCATGTTTGAATTGTTGGTGGACATGGGGTTCAAAGAAATTGAGATCGGCTTCCCATCGGCGTCGCAAACCGAGTTCGACTTCTGTCGCAAACTGATCGAAGAAAACCGTATTCCCGACGATGTGACCATCCAGGTATTGGTGCAAGCACGCGAGCCGCTGATCGCTCGCACTTACGAAGCCTTGCAAGGGGCAAAAAAGGCCATCGTGCACGTGTACAACTCCACATCGCGCGTGCAGCGTCAACAGGTCTTTCGCCAAGACATGAACGCCATTCGGAACCTGGCGCGTCAAGGCGCGCGCTGGGTGAAAAACTACGCCATGCAATACCCGGACACCCAGTGGCGTTTTCAGTACTCGCCGGAAAGCTTCACCGGTACCGAATTGGAATACGCCATATCGGTGTGCAATGCGGTGCTGGATGTGTGGCAGCCCAAAGCCGATGCCAAAGCCATCATTAACTTACCCGCCACTGTTGAAATGAGTACACCCAATGTGTTTGCGGACCAAGTGGAGCGCGTGCACCGGGCGTTGGCCTATCGCGATGCCGTGGTGCTGAGCGTACACACCCATAATGACCGAGGTACCGGAATCGCGGCGTCGGAAATGGCTGTCATGGCCGGTGCGGATCGTGTTGAAGGTACCTTGCTGGGTAATGGCGAGCGCACCGGCAATATGGACATCTTCACCATGGCGATGAATCTGTATTCGCGTGGGGTAGACCCTGAACTGTATTTGGCCGATGTAGACCGGATCGAACAGGTGTATACCGAGTGCAATAACTTGCCCGTGCACCCGCGTCATCCCTACATTGGTGAGCTGGTGTATACGGCGTTCTCGGGCAGTCATCAGGACGCGATCAAAAAATGCTTGGATGCCCGCCAATCCGATGACCCGTGGGAAGTGGCTTATCTGCCGATTGATCCAGCCGACTTGGGCCGCAATTATGAGGCGGTGATCCGTGTGAATTCTCAGTCGGGCAAAGGTGGTGTGGCGTATTTGCTGGAGCAGCAAACCGGGTTCCGGTTGCCGCGCGCGCTTCAGGTGGCATTCAGTCAGGTGGTGCAACAGGAGTCCGAGCGTTCGTCAAAAGAGATCCGTACGGACTGGATAGAAGCGGCCTTCAATGAGCAATATTGTCGCCAGGCACCACTGGAAATTGAAAGTTATCGCTTGAACGCTGCACGTGACGGCAAAGACCAGCTGGCCGTAGAGGTTCGTTTTCATGGGCAAGTACAGACCTGGGTCGGGCAAGGCCAGGGCCCACTGGCAGCGTGGGTCAATGCCATTAACAGCCATTGCGGTTTGAGTCTGGAAGTGGACGACTATGCGGAACACAGTTTAGGGCATGATAAAGATGCCGACGCGGTGGCCTTTGTGGAATTGACCATGGGTAGTGCAACCTATTGGGGTTGCGCCACGGGCAGCGATATTGTGCGCACGGCGCTGGAAGCGGTCGCGGCAGGATGCAATGCAGCATTGCAATGCACAAGAGAGGGCAGCGAATTGTCGGCATTTGCTTAG
- a CDS encoding methionine ABC transporter permease, producing the protein MSALLVNVDWYDIGWATMDTLMMLGGSLLFTVLLGLPLGVLLFLTSPRQMFERKVLYQVLSVLVNALRSLPFIILLIVMIPLTLVITGTSLGVAGAIPPLVAGATPFFARLVESALREVDKGIIEATQAMGASTRQIIVHALLPEARPGIIAATTVTAITLVSYTAMAGVVGAGGLGDLAVRFGYQRFQTDVMVVTVVLLLLLVQVLQSLGDRLVLHFSRR; encoded by the coding sequence ATGAGCGCACTGTTGGTCAATGTCGACTGGTACGACATCGGCTGGGCCACCATGGACACCCTGATGATGCTGGGTGGTTCGTTATTGTTTACCGTGCTGTTGGGTTTGCCTCTGGGCGTGCTGTTGTTCTTGACCAGCCCGCGCCAGATGTTTGAGCGCAAGGTGTTGTACCAAGTGCTGTCGGTGTTGGTGAACGCCTTACGTTCTCTGCCCTTTATCATTTTGCTGATTGTGATGATCCCACTGACTTTGGTGATTACCGGGACATCGCTCGGGGTTGCGGGTGCCATTCCGCCACTGGTGGCCGGTGCTACGCCGTTCTTTGCGCGCTTGGTGGAGTCTGCCTTGCGTGAAGTGGATAAAGGCATCATCGAAGCCACGCAGGCTATGGGGGCGTCAACGCGCCAAATCATTGTGCATGCGCTGTTGCCGGAAGCGCGACCGGGCATCATAGCGGCGACGACGGTGACGGCCATTACGTTGGTGTCCTACACCGCCATGGCGGGTGTGGTTGGGGCTGGCGGGCTGGGTGACTTGGCGGTGCGCTTTGGGTATCAGCGTTTTCAGACCGACGTTATGGTGGTCACGGTGGTTCTGCTGTTGTTGCTGGTTCAAGTATTGCAGTCCTTGGGTGACCGCTTGGTGTTGCATTTTTCTCGGCGGTGA
- a CDS encoding methionine ABC transporter ATP-binding protein: MIEFQQVHKSYRVAGVAVPAVQPCDLVIPAKTVFGLIGHSGAGKSTLLRLINRLEEPTGGTIKVDGEAVTALSAQGLRRFRQRVGMIFQHFNLLSSKTVAENVGMPLMLGGNHTRAEIKARVAQLLARVGLSEHADKYPAQLSGGQKQRVGIARALSTGPSILLCDEATSALDPQTTSQVLSLLAELNRELGLTIVIITHEMEVIRKVCDHVAVMDAGAIVEQGPVSEVFLHPQHPTTQRFVQEAERSSDLSEGDEFAAITGSVPGTVVRLTTVGEHTHLPLLGAVARQTGVDYRILQARVDRIKDTPYGQFTVALVDGDSSAAIALFQEAQVTVEVIRA, encoded by the coding sequence GTGATTGAGTTTCAACAGGTTCACAAGTCGTATCGGGTGGCCGGGGTGGCTGTACCCGCAGTGCAGCCCTGTGATTTGGTGATTCCGGCAAAAACAGTTTTTGGTTTGATTGGTCATTCAGGGGCGGGAAAGAGCACGCTGCTGCGTCTGATCAACCGGCTGGAAGAGCCGACCGGCGGCACTATTAAGGTGGATGGCGAAGCAGTCACGGCGCTGTCGGCGCAGGGTTTGCGGCGCTTTCGGCAACGGGTCGGCATGATCTTTCAGCACTTCAATCTGTTGTCCTCTAAAACCGTGGCGGAAAACGTGGGTATGCCTTTGATGTTGGGCGGTAATCATACGCGGGCGGAAATTAAAGCCCGAGTCGCCCAGTTGTTAGCGCGTGTCGGTCTCAGTGAGCACGCGGATAAATACCCTGCGCAGTTGTCGGGTGGTCAAAAGCAGCGGGTCGGCATTGCGCGTGCGTTGTCTACCGGCCCGAGTATTCTGCTGTGTGACGAGGCCACCAGTGCTCTCGACCCGCAAACCACGAGTCAGGTATTGAGCTTGCTGGCGGAACTGAACCGTGAGCTGGGCCTGACCATCGTCATCATCACCCACGAAATGGAAGTCATCCGTAAGGTGTGTGACCACGTGGCGGTGATGGACGCGGGGGCTATTGTGGAGCAAGGCCCGGTCAGCGAGGTGTTTTTGCATCCGCAACACCCGACGACACAGCGTTTTGTGCAAGAAGCCGAGCGCAGCAGCGACTTATCCGAAGGTGATGAATTCGCGGCCATTACCGGCAGTGTTCCCGGCACAGTGGTGCGCTTAACCACGGTGGGTGAGCATACGCATTTGCCGTTGTTAGGTGCCGTAGCGCGCCAGACCGGCGTTGATTACCGGATTTTGCAGGCGCGTGTAGACCGCATTAAGGATACGCCCTACGGGCAGTTCACCGTGGCGCTGGTCGATGGAGACAGCTCCGCTGCCATCGCACTGTTTCAAGAGGCACAGGTAACCGTGGAGGTGATTCGCGCATGA
- a CDS encoding FCSD flavin-binding domain-containing protein: protein MTDKNLSKQGVSRRTLIKGVGAVGALTTLSACATIGSRRQVDGRVVVIGGGFGGATAAKYIKRANPNIDVTLVEPARTFYTCPFSNLYLGGIRQFEEIGHGYDELRNVYGVRVIHTLAEDIDAVNHTVSLANGNTLQYDRLVMSPGIDMRWDAIEGYDEAAAELAPHAWKAGSQTQILKRQLESMEDGGLFVMVAPPNPYRCPPGPYERASMVAHYFSQHKPNSKILILDPKDAFSKQGLFTDGWNALYGDRIEWVGLSNDGRVTRVDAARREVETEFGTRHQAAVLNVIPAQKAGWIADRAGVTDSSGWVPVKAQTFESQLAADIYVVGDATVAAPMPKSGFCANSQAKVAAAAIVASLDSRDAPAPYFTNTCYSLIAPDYGVSVAGIYNLNAEGNIQEVPGSGGLSPRQADRSVRRAEAQYAHSWYNAICQDAWGTNA from the coding sequence ATGACTGACAAGAATTTGAGCAAGCAGGGTGTTTCCCGTCGTACTCTTATCAAAGGTGTTGGCGCTGTGGGCGCACTGACGACATTGAGCGCCTGTGCGACCATTGGTAGCCGACGGCAGGTTGACGGTCGCGTAGTGGTCATCGGCGGCGGCTTCGGCGGTGCTACGGCCGCAAAGTACATTAAGCGCGCCAACCCGAATATCGACGTTACTCTGGTTGAGCCTGCGCGTACCTTTTATACCTGCCCATTCAGCAACCTATACTTAGGTGGTATTCGCCAGTTTGAAGAGATTGGCCATGGTTACGATGAACTGCGCAATGTGTACGGTGTCCGTGTGATTCATACGCTGGCGGAAGACATTGACGCCGTGAACCACACGGTCAGCTTGGCGAACGGCAACACTTTGCAGTACGACCGTTTGGTGATGTCGCCGGGTATCGACATGCGTTGGGATGCTATTGAAGGGTATGACGAAGCGGCCGCTGAATTGGCACCGCATGCGTGGAAAGCCGGTTCACAAACGCAGATTCTGAAGCGCCAATTGGAAAGCATGGAAGACGGCGGTTTGTTTGTGATGGTTGCTCCACCGAACCCGTACCGCTGCCCTCCTGGCCCTTACGAGCGTGCCAGTATGGTTGCGCACTACTTTTCGCAGCATAAACCCAATTCGAAGATTTTGATTCTCGACCCTAAGGATGCGTTCTCTAAGCAAGGCCTGTTCACCGACGGTTGGAACGCGCTGTACGGCGACCGTATTGAGTGGGTTGGCCTGTCAAACGACGGTCGGGTTACACGGGTAGATGCCGCACGTCGCGAAGTAGAGACTGAGTTTGGCACGCGCCATCAGGCGGCAGTGCTGAACGTGATTCCAGCGCAGAAGGCGGGTTGGATTGCCGATCGTGCCGGTGTTACCGACAGCAGTGGTTGGGTGCCAGTGAAAGCACAGACGTTTGAGTCGCAACTGGCGGCAGACATCTATGTAGTTGGTGATGCGACCGTCGCCGCACCGATGCCGAAGTCAGGGTTCTGCGCTAACTCGCAAGCAAAAGTGGCCGCAGCTGCTATCGTGGCGTCGTTGGACAGCCGTGATGCGCCAGCACCGTACTTCACCAACACCTGCTACAGTTTGATCGCACCAGATTATGGTGTGTCCGTGGCCGGCATCTACAACCTCAATGCGGAAGGTAATATTCAGGAAGTGCCTGGATCAGGCGGTTTGAGCCCGCGTCAGGCGGATCGCAGTGTGCGGCGCGCAGAAGCGCAGTATGCGCACAGTTGGTACAATGCGATTTGTCAGGATGCGTGGGGCACTAACGCCTAA
- a CDS encoding cytochrome c, class I produces the protein MRMIKTTMGALVVSSALIAGTVVAEQQALTAAQLQSSVLAGGCAGCHGTDGRLSGFPNRPAQALETQLLNFKYDRIPSTVMGRITKGFTDEELAEIARYFASVGN, from the coding sequence ATGAGAATGATAAAAACAACAATGGGTGCGCTCGTCGTATCGAGCGCATTGATCGCCGGGACGGTGGTGGCCGAGCAGCAAGCATTAACAGCGGCACAATTGCAGTCCTCTGTGCTGGCCGGTGGTTGCGCTGGCTGCCATGGTACCGATGGTCGCTTGAGTGGTTTTCCTAACCGCCCGGCACAAGCTCTGGAAACTCAGTTACTGAATTTTAAATACGATCGTATTCCATCCACCGTTATGGGCCGCATTACCAAGGGTTTCACCGATGAAGAACTCGCTGAAATTGCCCGCTACTTCGCCAGTGTTGGCAACTGA
- a CDS encoding YeeE/YedE family protein, with amino-acid sequence MSNTELVLLGGGLIGLLMGGVGQRTGFCLMRGLQHAWVQGDGRKLRAFALAMAVALLASQLLTLVTDLSLDRALYLQPSMSWLLVPLGGALFGYGMVLANGCGARSLVLLGQGNLRSFVVLLCLGIAAYMTMSGVLAPIRLWLEGISTVRLPARSLPGMLTQANVDPKLALWLCTAVLSGLLAFWALRNKAFLASRPDLTSGVVMGLLVAAGWWVTGVLGDDFFTPVRLASLTFIAPIGDSVQYLMIATGMAPTFSIAVVGGVIVGSFVMALLGGRFQWETFSSPQHMQRSVSGGILMGVGGVLSLGCSIGQGLTGFSTLALTSFVAIGGILLGAWIGLKSPLKV; translated from the coding sequence ATGAGCAACACAGAGCTGGTGTTATTGGGTGGTGGTTTGATCGGCTTGCTGATGGGCGGCGTGGGGCAGCGTACAGGCTTTTGCCTGATGCGTGGCCTGCAACACGCTTGGGTGCAGGGCGATGGTCGTAAGTTGCGGGCCTTTGCGTTGGCCATGGCTGTAGCGTTGCTGGCGAGCCAGCTGCTCACCTTGGTGACCGACCTCAGCCTCGACCGGGCGCTGTATTTGCAGCCGTCCATGTCGTGGCTGCTGGTGCCGCTCGGTGGTGCTCTGTTTGGATATGGCATGGTACTGGCTAATGGCTGCGGGGCGCGCTCCTTGGTGCTGCTTGGTCAAGGCAATCTGCGCTCCTTCGTGGTGTTGCTGTGTTTGGGTATCGCCGCTTACATGACGATGTCTGGGGTGCTTGCCCCGATCCGCCTGTGGCTGGAAGGTATTAGCACCGTTCGGCTTCCGGCGCGCAGTTTGCCGGGCATGCTAACCCAAGCTAACGTAGATCCTAAGCTGGCACTGTGGCTGTGTACCGCCGTCTTATCTGGCCTTCTGGCGTTCTGGGCGTTACGCAACAAAGCGTTTTTAGCGTCGCGTCCTGATCTCACCAGCGGCGTGGTCATGGGGTTGCTTGTGGCGGCAGGTTGGTGGGTGACCGGCGTTCTAGGTGATGACTTCTTCACGCCTGTGCGCTTGGCATCTTTAACCTTCATTGCGCCCATTGGGGATAGTGTTCAGTACTTGATGATCGCTACCGGCATGGCACCGACGTTCAGTATTGCTGTTGTGGGAGGGGTGATTGTGGGTAGCTTCGTTATGGCGCTGCTTGGCGGTCGCTTTCAGTGGGAGACGTTCTCGTCACCACAACATATGCAGCGCTCTGTGTCAGGAGGAATCCTGATGGGCGTAGGTGGCGTATTGTCATTAGGGTGCAGTATCGGTCAAGGGCTGACCGGCTTTTCGACCTTGGCACTCACTTCTTTTGTAGCCATCGGTGGGATTTTATTGGGGGCTTGGATCGGTCTAAAAAGCCCGTTAAAGGTGTAA